One stretch of Dehalogenimonas sp. THU2 DNA includes these proteins:
- a CDS encoding alcohol dehydrogenase catalytic domain-containing protein, which translates to MFAVGMIRGREGLQALELPEPVIEEPDDILIRVKEVGLDGTDYNTVKTGADFDAQKNSMVLGHEMTGIVEAVGSAVTRVKEGDLVSAAVRHGCGICHPCRENQSDMCMTGLFTEHGIHKLDGYLTEKVVEKEQYVVKIPPEFSDMAVLTEPISIVEKGIQQIRLIQSRMPWSCSHPEHSFDSPMWGGCKIVLVIGVGPLGLLATALCRLAGATVIAIDIVPPDHPKAELVKYMDAHYLNVKGMSAQEVMSQDILAGQRLDIVFEASGASPIAGELIMYMSRSSIYVMTGIPRKDFKINIDAAQSFGQMVRYNQVLVGSVNSNRNHFLAAVASMPEINRQYPDLARRIITNRFDLADFEKAFTGNDPAHIKTVIRVSG; encoded by the coding sequence ATGTTTGCTGTCGGTATGATTCGCGGCCGGGAAGGCTTACAGGCGCTGGAACTGCCTGAACCGGTGATCGAGGAGCCGGATGACATCCTCATCCGGGTTAAAGAGGTCGGCTTGGACGGCACCGATTACAACACGGTAAAAACCGGCGCCGATTTCGACGCCCAGAAGAATTCCATGGTCCTGGGACACGAGATGACCGGTATCGTCGAGGCTGTCGGCTCGGCGGTTACCCGCGTTAAAGAGGGTGATCTGGTGTCCGCCGCCGTCCGTCATGGCTGCGGCATATGTCACCCCTGCCGGGAAAACCAGAGCGACATGTGCATGACCGGACTGTTCACCGAACACGGGATTCACAAGCTGGACGGATACCTGACGGAAAAGGTCGTCGAGAAAGAACAGTATGTGGTCAAAATACCGCCGGAATTTTCTGATATGGCGGTGCTGACCGAACCGATTTCGATCGTGGAAAAGGGTATCCAGCAGATCAGGTTGATCCAGAGCCGCATGCCCTGGAGTTGTTCCCATCCCGAGCACAGTTTCGACTCTCCGATGTGGGGCGGGTGCAAGATCGTCCTGGTTATCGGGGTGGGACCGCTGGGTCTCCTGGCCACCGCGCTCTGCCGGCTCGCCGGGGCGACGGTTATCGCTATCGATATCGTTCCCCCCGATCACCCGAAGGCGGAACTGGTTAAATATATGGACGCTCACTATCTGAATGTCAAAGGCATGAGCGCCCAAGAGGTCATGTCACAAGACATCCTGGCCGGTCAGCGTCTGGACATTGTTTTTGAAGCCTCCGGCGCTTCACCTATCGCCGGTGAGCTTATCATGTACATGTCCAGGAGCAGCATCTACGTGATGACCGGCATCCCGCGCAAGGATTTCAAGATCAATATCGATGCCGCCCAAAGCTTCGGCCAGATGGTCCGGTACAACCAAGTGCTGGTAGGCAGTGTCAATTCCAACCGCAATCATTTCTTAGCCGCCGTAGCGTCTATGCCGGAGATCAACCGGCAGTATCCGGATCTCGCCCGCCGCATCATCACCAATCGTTTCGACCTGGCGGATTTCGAGAAAGCATTTACGGGAAACGATCCGGCTCACATCAAGACCGTGATCCGGGTATCCGGCTAG